The Bdellovibrio sp. ZAP7 DNA segment AAGACTTCGTAAACCTCGCAGAGGAATTGGAAATTCCCATGCAAGCGATTGCCACCTGCATGGATCCCGAACACTTGCCACGAGTGGAATATCTTGATCATTGCACAATGATTATTTTGCGCCACTTCGATAATCGCGCACGACCTGGTGCGGGAACTATTCAAGAGCTTTCAACGAAATTGGTTTTCTTTGTCGGGAAAAAATATGTACTGACTTTGCACCGTACTCCCCTGCCATGCATCGAAGAGAAAAAAGATAAAGTTCCCTTCGAGCAAATCACCATGTCTCAATTAATCAGTCGTCTTTTCGTGAAAGCCTTTCAAAGTTTTGAAGCCCCCCTGGATGAGCTGGTCGCGAAAATGGATGCGATTGAAGGCCGTATCTATGCCCTTCGTCGTAAAAGCATTTTGCGTGAAGGCTATCACGTGAAAAGACGCGCTTCCGGATTTAAAAAGATTTTTAAATTTACCGAAACTGTGATCAACAGCCTGCAACAACACTCGCGCATTCATTCGCTGAACTATGATGTGGTTCGTGACCCCTTGGGACGTCTGATTTTTGATAGCGATAACGTCGTCGAAGAAATTACCGGTCTTTTGAATTTGCATCTGGCCTTGATGTCACAAAAAACC contains these protein-coding regions:
- a CDS encoding CorA family divalent cation transporter; the protein is MKRFEHAWQDYKWIDIEDPKKEDFVNLAEELEIPMQAIATCMDPEHLPRVEYLDHCTMIILRHFDNRARPGAGTIQELSTKLVFFVGKKYVLTLHRTPLPCIEEKKDKVPFEQITMSQLISRLFVKAFQSFEAPLDELVAKMDAIEGRIYALRRKSILREGYHVKRRASGFKKIFKFTETVINSLQQHSRIHSLNYDVVRDPLGRLIFDSDNVVEEITGLLNLHLALMSQKTNEASFKTNEIMRILTVVSIFFLPLNFLAGVYGMNFKHMPELDHYYGYYTVLGAMVTIAIGILAWVWRKGWLSKDDFKP